In a genomic window of Gadus chalcogrammus isolate NIFS_2021 chromosome 17, NIFS_Gcha_1.0, whole genome shotgun sequence:
- the si:cabz01101003.1 gene encoding ubiquitin carboxyl-terminal hydrolase CYLD encodes MSGGPQPPSRRRRKMFLISRHLKLQDQLEGTICLERGSICQEQSTPSSRADQSWVKVLDIGVLVRIDRIHLVDIPHDLSGLLEAVPEAEARLKLFGNPLKLRQLAALPLGAALMVQRSQSDEFMEAELRFRGPMTRGGSAIMFGVELKGAAAGHGVSSSYKGQSYFICPKASALFVPANRIHVRRLSRGNATNPGQEHAGGVTTNNNYNNKGHRGSDDHPNAPPLQHQPPAPQPRAGVRASFHQRREGQPLEAVSILPRTADSAPVHAPSQATARAASPPLLQVCQRVCFTLEDRVQGGEVRYCGPLPGRASPGTYVGVLLDAPLGNWDGHYKGERLCLIPSPLYGLLLPIAKVSQESRSNRLPGPVPSNPKPILKPPPVYRPSPSLSPTPIHPPKVALMPPKLPSPKPALNTPPLPPPKQPYKVLPPVPVPPPKPQALPSPITTTTADQPWPPNGEPAPASPAMLSPGGSEDGGWRDRGTDVAMALEVGSMVEVNDPPLFGVIRWIGRISGINQTVAGLELDQELAAATDGSYLGNRYFRCPANKGLFVKLRNCRRDSRFPAPETPVNQVERCNSIAFAEWGSERVEEPTAPLEGGEVLEVLQGWKRGIQGHLNSCYLDASLFSLFSCCSSADWVMLSPPGPSEPPGSGRAKDLLRCEIVNPLRRFGYVCASKTMSLRLLLEADNHDAGFTNQEKDPEEFLNMLFQLFHVEPLLKIRSMSQEPQECHLYQLFPPTALPHSPAFPLPSPPLSPSLSPPPALPQGPGPMRVASVQAMLDSSFLHTGLKFVEAPSCLLLLMPRFGKDFKMFDAISPTLSLDITDLLDDTLRQCSICQAVAEWECSQCYPDQDITPGRLKQYCPTCNTQVHSHRKRLGHTPEPVRVPGGPWAGPLHGTRQRLELFAVTCIETSHYVSLVKHGPRPSDWLFFDSMADREGGENGFNIPQVRACPEVGRFLSLSEEELSRVEPASLPEPARRLLCDAYMCFYHSPELSLYK; translated from the exons ATGTCTGGTGGTCCGCAGCCACCCAGCAGGAGACGTCGCAAGATGTTCCTGATCAGCAGACACCTGAAGCTGCAGGATCAGTTGGAAGGAACCATTTGTTTGGAGAGGGGGAGCATCTGTCAGGAGCAGTCCACCCCCAGCTCCCGGGCGGACCAGAGCTGGGTGAAG GTGTTGGATATCGGCGTGTTGGTGAGGATAGACAGGATCCACCTGGTAGACATTCCCCATGACCTCAGCGGCCTATTGGAGGCCGTCCCTGAAGCGGAGGCCCGCCTTAAACTGTTCG GCAACCCGCTGAAGCTGCGTCAATTGGCTGCCTTACCCCTCGGCGCCGCCCTCATGGTGCAGAGGAGCCAATCAGATGAGTTCATGGAGGCGGAGCTTCGCTTCAGAGGCCCAATGACCAGAGGAGGCTCGGCCATCATGTTTGGGGTCGAGCTCAAG ggggcggcggcgggtcACGGGGTGAGCAGCTCCTACAAGGGCCAGTCCTACTTCATCTGCCCCAAGGCCTCTGCCCTCTTCGTACCGGCTAACCGCATCCATGTACGGCGGTTGTCACGCGGCAACGCTACGAACCCAGGTCAGGAACACGCCGGCGGAgtcaccaccaacaacaactacaacaacaaagGTCACCGCGGTAGCGATGACCACCCCAACGCTCCTCCTCTTCAGCACCAGCCGCCGGCACCGCAGCCTCGCGCAGGCGTCCGCGCTAGCTTCCACCAGCGCCGCGAGGGCCAGCCTCTAGAAGCCGTTAGCATTCTGCCACGCACGGCGGATTCGGCGCCCGTCCACGCCCCGAGCCAAGCCACGGCAAGAGCTGCCTCCCCCCCCTTGCTGCAGGTGTGCCAGCGGGTGTGCTTCACCCTGGAAGACAGGGTCCAGGGCGGGGAGGTGCGCTACTGTGGGCCCCTGCCTGGTCGGGCCTCCCCGGGAACGTACGTGGGAGTACTGCTG GATGCTCCATTGGGCAACTGGGATGGCCATTATAAAGGGGAGAGGCTGTGTCTGATCCCCAGCCCCCTGTATGGGCTACTGCTGCCCATCGCTAAAGTCTCCCAAG AGTCCAGATCAAATCGTCTTCCAGGACCGGTCCCCTCCAACCCTAAACCCATTCTAAAGCCGCCTCCCGTCTATAGACctagcccctccctctcccccacacccATCCACCCTCCTAAAGTGGCCTTGATGCCCCCCAAGCTCCCCTCCCCGAAACCAGCCCTGAATACCCCACCCTTACCCCCTCCCAAGCAGCCCTACAAGGTCCTCCCCCCGGTGCCGGTCCCACCCCCCAAACCCCAGGCTCTGCCCTcgcccatcaccaccaccactgcggACCAACCGTGGCCCCCCAACGGCGAGCCCGCCCCCGCCTCTCCCGCCATGCTGTCGCCGGGCGGAAGCGAGGACGGCGGCTGGAGGGACCGAGGGACGGATGTGGCGATGGCGCTGGAGGTGGGGTCCATGGTGGAGGTGAACGACCCGCCCCTTTTTGGAGTGATCCGCTGGATTGGACGAATCAGTGGGATCAACCAGACGGTGGCCGGACTCGAACTG GATCAGGAGCTGGCCGCGGCGACGGACGGCAGTTACCTTGGCAACCGGTACTTCCGCTGCCCGGCAAACAAGGGGCTGTTCGTCAAACTACGCAACTGTAGGCGGGACTCCAGGTTCCCGGCGCCGGAGACGCCTGTCAATCAAGTGGAGCGATGCAACTCAATAG CGTTTGCGGAGTGGGGCAGTGAGCGTGTGGAGGAGCCCACCGcccctctggaggggggggaggtgctggaggtgctGCAGGGCTGGAAGAGAGGAATACAAGGCCACCTGAACTCCTGCTACCTGGACGCCTCCCTCTTCAG CCTGTtctcctgctgcagctcagCCGACTGGGTGATGCTGAGCCCCCCTGGCCCCTCGGAGCCCCCGGGCTCCGGCCGGGCCAAGGACCTGCTCCGCTGCGAGATCGTCAACCCCCTGCGCAG GTTCGGCTACGTGTGCGCCAGCAAGACCATGTCCCtgaggctgctgctggaggcggaCAACCACGACGCCGGCTTCACCAACCaggagaaag ATCCAGAGGAGTTCCTCAACATGCTCTTCCAGCTCTTTCACGTGGAGCCACTCCTCAAGATCCG atCCATGTCCCAGGAACCCCAGGAGTGCCACCTCTACCAGCTCTTCCCTCCGACCGCACTCCCCCACTCTCCCgcctttcccctcccctcccctcctctctccccctccctctccccgccccccgccctcccccaggGCCCGGGCCCCATGCGGGTGGCCAGCGTCCAGGCCATGCTGGACTCCTCCTTCCTCCACACGGGACTCAAATTCGTGGAG GCCCCCTCCTGTCTGTTGCTACTGATGCCCAGGTTTGGGAAGGACTTCAAGATGTTTGATGCCATCTCGCCCACACTGTCCCTGGACATCACTGACCTGCTGGACGACA cgTTGAGACAGTGCAGTATCTGCCAGGCAGTGGCTGAGTGGGAGTGCTCTCAGTGTTACCCGGACCAGGACATTACACCTGGCCGCCTCAAACAATATTGTCCCACCTGTAACACACAG GTCCACAGCCACAGGAAGCGGCTGGGTCACACCCCTGAGCCGGTGCGGGTCCCCGGGGGGCCGTGGGCGGGGCCCCTGCATGGCACCCGCCAGCGGTTGGAGCTGTTCGCCGTGACGTGCATCGAGACCAGCCACTACGTCAGCCTGGTGAAGCACGGGCCACGGCCCTCGGACTGGCTGTTCTTCGACAGCATGGCCGACCGAGAGG GTGGCGAGAACGGTTTCAACATTCCGCAGGTGAGAGCGTGTCCCGAGGTGGGCCGCTTCCTCAGCCTATCAGAGGAGGAGCTGAGTCGTGTTGAGCCCGCCTCCCTGCCTGAGCCCGCCCGCCGCCTGCTGTGTGACGCTTACATGTGTTTCTACCACAGTCCCGAGCTCAGCTTGTACAAGTGA